One part of the Natator depressus isolate rNatDep1 chromosome 28, rNatDep2.hap1, whole genome shotgun sequence genome encodes these proteins:
- the CLDN15 gene encoding claudin-15 isoform X2, which translates to MAAAVEAGGFFLGSFGWALLGVTLPNSYWRVSTVEGNVITTSTLFENLWQSCATDSTGVYNCRDFPSMLGLTGYLQACRALMITALLFGFLAIVCSVVGMKCTKVANGNPAAKGKMAATGGCMFILGGLCGMVALSWYAFNITRDFFDPLFPGTKYEIGPALYVGWSGSLLAIVGGGCLLGSCCTPSPQDKSFHYTLPKAGPSRLWRGSDASTGGQYGKNAYV; encoded by the exons ATGGCCGCGGCGGTGGAGGCGGGGGGCTTCTTCCTGGGCTCCTTCGGCTGGGCGCTGCTGGGGGTGACGCTGCCCAACAGCTACTGGCGGGTGTCCACGGTGGAGGGCAACGTGATCACCACCTCCACCCTCTTCGAGAACCTCTGGCAGAGCTGCGCCACCGACTCCACCGGCGTCTACAACTGCAGGGACTTCCCCTCCATGCTGGGGCTGACGG GCTACCTGCAGGCCTGCCGAGCCCTGATGATCACGGCGCTGCTCTTCGGCTTCCTGGCCATCGTCTGCAGCGTGGTGGGGATGAAGTGCACCAAGGTGGCCAACGGGAACCCCGCAGCCAAGGGGAAGATGGCGGCCACTGGGGGCTGCATGTTCATCCTGGGGG ggcTGTGCGGGATGGTGGCGCTCTCCTGGTACGCCTTCAACATCACCCGCGACTTCTTCGACCCCCTCTTCCCCGGCACCAA GTACGAGATCGGCCCGGCGCTGTACGTGGGCTGGAGCGGGTCCCTGCTGGCCATCGTCGGGGGCGGCTGCCTCCTGGGGTCCTGCTGCACCCCGTCCCCGCAGGACAAGAG CTTCCACTACACCCTCCCCAAGGCCGGCCCCAGTCGCCTGTGGAGGGGGTCCGACGCCAGCACCGGTGGGCAATACGGCAAGAACGCCTACGTCTAG
- the CLDN15 gene encoding claudin-15 isoform X1 codes for MVAAVEAGGFFLGSFGWALLGVTLPNSYWRVSTVEGNVITTSTFFENLWQSCAIDSTGVYNCWGLPSMLGVSGYLQACRALMITALLFGFLAIVCSVVGMKCTKVANGNPAAKGKMAATGGCMFILGGLCGMVALSWYAFNITRDFFDPLFPGTKYEIGPALYVGWSGSLLAIVGGGCLLGSCCTPSPQDKSFHYTLPKAGPSRLWRGSDASTGGQYGKNAYV; via the exons ATGGTCGCGGCGGTGGAGGCGGGGGGCTTCTTCCTGGGCTCCTTCGGCTGGGCGCTGCTGGGGGTGACGCTGCCCAACAGCTACTGGCGGGTGTCCACGGTGGAGGGCAACGTGATCACCACCTCCACCTTCTTCGAGAACCTCTGGCAGAGCTGCGCCATCGACTCCACCGGCGTCTACAACTGCTGGGGCTTGCCCTCCATGCTGGGGGTGTCCG GCTACCTGCAGGCCTGCCGAGCCCTGATGATCACGGCGCTGCTCTTCGGCTTCCTGGCCATCGTCTGCAGCGTGGTGGGGATGAAGTGCACCAAGGTGGCCAACGGGAACCCCGCAGCCAAGGGGAAGATGGCGGCCACTGGGGGCTGCATGTTCATCCTGGGGG ggcTGTGCGGGATGGTGGCGCTCTCCTGGTACGCCTTCAACATCACCCGCGACTTCTTCGACCCCCTCTTCCCCGGCACCAA GTACGAGATCGGCCCGGCGCTGTACGTGGGCTGGAGCGGGTCCCTGCTGGCCATCGTCGGGGGCGGCTGCCTCCTGGGGTCCTGCTGCACCCCGTCCCCGCAGGACAAGAG CTTCCACTACACCCTCCCCAAGGCCGGCCCCAGTCGCCTGTGGAGGGGGTCCGACGCCAGCACCGGTGGGCAATACGGCAAGAACGCCTACGTCTAG